The Fragaria vesca subsp. vesca linkage group LG2, FraVesHawaii_1.0, whole genome shotgun sequence genome includes a window with the following:
- the LOC101294619 gene encoding uncharacterized isomerase BH0283-like yields the protein MAFSMAKKPVKYSVVDAFTDSAFKGNPAAVCFLEEDRDDLWMQALATEFNLSQTCYLTLLTGSDHLPTLTSTPRFNLRWFTPVAEVKLCGHATLAAAYTLFMSGLIDSDIIEFSTMSGILTAKKVADHVKAANGSHIKNGEAHDSFFIELNFPADPSSEFNSAEVLFISNALGGAPVVEIMRTVADNLIVVLPSGKSVADLLPQIDAIEKCPGFGVIVTGVAPPESGFDFISRYFCPKFGINEDPVCGSAHCGLAPYWCKKLGKCDVVAYQASPRGGTLNIHLDEKTQRVLLRGKAITVMEGTVLV from the exons ATGGCATTTTCCATGGCAAAGAAACCTGTGAAATACTCTGTG GTGGATGCTTTCACTGACTCAGCTTTCAAGGGAAATCCAGCAGCGGTTTGCTTTCTAGAGGAAGACAGGGATGATCTATGGATGCAAGCTCTGGCTACGGAGTTCAATCTCTCCCAGACGTGTTACTTGACTCTCCTCACTGGCTCAGATCACTTGCCTACTTTGACTTCCACACCAAGGTTCAATCTCAGATGGTTCACTCCTGTTGCTGAG GTTAAGCTTTGTGGTCATGCAACATTAGCAGCTGCTTATACCCTCTTTATGTCTGGTTTGATTGATTCCGACATTATTGAGTTCTCGACAATGTCTGGAATTTTAACAGCTAAGAAGGTTGCAGATCATGTTAAGGCTGCCAACGGTTCACATATTAAAAATGGAGAAGCACATGATTCCTTTTTTATTGAACTGAACTTTCCTGCTGACCCATCTTCTGAATTCAATTCTGCTGAGGTTTTGTTTATTTCCAACGCCTTGGGTGGTGCTCCTGTGGTTGAAATTATGAGGACAGTTGCAGATAATCTAATT GTTGTGCTTCCATCTGGAAAGAGTGTTGCAGATTTGTTGCCGCAGATTGATGCAATAGAAAAATGCCCCGGTTTTGGAGTGATTGTAACAGGAGTTGCTCCTCCAGAGTCTGGATTTGATTTTATCAGCAGATACTTCTGCCCGAAATTCGGGATCAATGAG GATCCTGTTTGTGGTAGTGCACATTGTGGCTTAGCACCATACTGGTGCAAAAAACTGGGGAAGTGTGATGTTGTTGCATATCAG GCATCCCCCAGAGGGGGAACACTAAACATTCATCTTGATGAGAAAACTCAAAGGGTGCTACTCCGAGGGAAGGCGATTACTGTGATGGAAGGAACTGTTCTAGTTTGA
- the LOC101294905 gene encoding phenazine biosynthesis-like domain-containing protein 1-like, translated as MATADVLNREEALFLSSPIHEPRKGDSSVKSRGMSVEKKIEILESLAGTVSNRRSRRWLNDRLLMELVPRLNAEEIRGLFAPPPFGDDVPLSPFCMTNVPEWDTFRNIDMDKQAKIIDSQESTVTKKGNVDADKMAVLNAWRRVDSRTREALRRSVVSELVEGYEERIRGYLTETGEADADSLILRVQDPFRRLLLHGVCEVDAFTESAFKGNPAAVCLLEEDRDDQWLQALAAEFNLSETCYLTRLSDSVSDPALSSTPARFRLRWFTPVTEVDLCGHATLAAASTLFKSGLVNTDIIEFSTLSGILTAKKVPDGVEVANGEAQDSYFIELNFPADPSNEFNSTDALLISNALGGASVIDIRRTTVTDDLLVLLPSGKAVLDLLPQYDEIKKCPGTRGVIVTAVAPPESGYDFYSRFFCPTNGIGEDPVCGSAHCALASYWCNKLGKCDLVAYAASPRGGTINIHLDEQNQRVLLRGKAVTVMEGTVLV; from the exons TCGGTTGAGAAGAAGATTGAGATTCTGGAGAGCTTGGCTGGAACG GTTAGCAACCGCCGGTCTCGAAGATGGTTAAATGATCGCCTCTTGATGGAACTCGTTCCTCGTCTGAACGCAGAAGAAATTAGAGGCTTGTTTGCTCCACCACCTTTTG GTGATGATGTACCGCTGTCACCATTTTGCATGACCAATGTGCCAGAGTGGGACACATTTAGGAATATAGACATGGATAAACAG GCTAAGATCATTGATTCCCAAGAGAGCACTGTAACCAAGAAGGGCAATGTTGATGCTGATAAAATGGCTGTCTTGAATGCATGGCGTAGGGTGGATTCTCGAACAAGGGAGGCACTTCGCCGCAGTGTTGTTTCAGAACTTGTTGAGGGATATGAG GAGCGTATACGTGGTTATTTAACAGAGACTGGAGAAGCAGATGCAGACTCTCTCATCCTACGGGTTCAAGACCCTTTTCGTCGATTACTGCTGCATGGCGTTTGTGAG GTGGATGCTTTCACTGAGTCAGCTTTCAAGGGCAACCCGGCAGCAGTTTGCTTGTTGGAGGAAGACAGAGACGACCAGTGGCTGCAAGCTCTGGCTGCTGAGTTCAATCTCTCCGAAACCTGTTACTTGACTCGGCTCAGTGACTCAGTTTCTGACCCTGCCTTGTCTTCTACTCCAGCTAGGTTCCGTCTCAGATGGTTCACACCAGTCACTGAG GTTGATCTGTGTGGCCATGCTACATTAGCAGCTGCATCTACCCTTTTTAAGTCTGGTTTGGTAAATACAGATATTATTGAATTTTCCACATTATCTGGAATTTTAACAGCTAAAAAGGTTCCAGATGGTGTTGAGGTAGCCAATGGTGAAGCACAAGACTCCTACTTTATTGAACTGAATTTTCCAGCTGATCCATCAAATGAATTCAATTCCACTGATGCTTTGTTAATATCCAATGCCTTGGGTGGTGCTTCAGTCATTGATATAAGGAGGACAACTGTCACGGATGATTTGCTT GTTCTGCTTCCATCAGGAAAAGCTGTTCTAGATTTACTGCCACAGTATGATGAAATCAAAAAGTGTCCAGGAACAAGGGGAGTAATTGTTACAGCGGTTGCTCCTCCGGAGTCTGGATATGATTTTTACAGTAGATTCTTTTGTCCTACAAATGGCATTGGTGAG GATCCTGTTTGTGGGAGCGCACATTGTGCCTTAGCATCATACTGGTGCAACAAGCTGGGAAAGTGTGATCTTGTTGCATATGCG GCATCACCTAGAGGAGGAACAATAAACATTCATCTGGATGAGCAGAATCAAAGGGTGCTGCTGCGAGGGAAAGCTGTGACTGTGATGGAAGGAACTGTGTTAGTTTAG